A genomic segment from Capra hircus breed San Clemente chromosome 15, ASM170441v1, whole genome shotgun sequence encodes:
- the MSANTD4 gene encoding myb/SANT-like DNA-binding domain-containing protein 4: MKQLKRKRKSNFSVQETQTLLKEITKRKEVIFSKQLNTTINVMKRMAWEEIAQCVNAVGEGEQRTGTEVKRRYLDWRALMKRKKMKANIKLVGSGFPLPTSDLDDSLTEEIDEKIGFRSDTNFDWQNVADFRDAGGSLTEVKVEEEERDPQSPEFEIEEEEEMLSSVIPDSRRENELPDFPHIDEFFTLNSTPSRSAYDEPHLLVNIEKQKLELEKRRLDIEAERLQVEKERLQIEKERLRHLDMEHERLQLEKERLQIEREKLRLQIVNSEKPSLESELGQGEKSIHQPQDIETEKLKLERERLQLEKDRLQFLKFESEKLQIEKERLQVEKERLRIQKEGHLQ; this comes from the exons atgaagcaattgaagaggaaaaggaaaagcaatttCAGTGTACAAGAAACTCAGACCCTTTTGAAAGAAATTACGAAAAGGAAAGAAGTAATTTTTTCCAAGCAGCTCAATACAACAATTAATGTAATGAAGCGAATGGCTTGGGAGGAGATTGCACAGTGTGTGAATGCTGTAGGAGAAGGAGAACAGAGAACAGGGACAGAAGTGAAAAGAAGGTACCTTGACTGGCGAGCCCTTatgaagagaaagaagatgaaGGCAAACATTAAGTTAGTTGGTTCAGGGTTTCCCCTTCCCACATCTGATTTAGATGACTCTCTCACTGAAGAGATAGATGAAAAGATTGGATTCCGAAGTGATACAAATTTTGATTGGCAAAATGTGGCAGATTTCAGGGatgcaggtggatccttaactGAGGTCAaggtggaagaggaagaaagagatccCCAGAGTCCTGAA TTTGAgattgaagaggaagaagaaatgttGTCATCAGTCATTCCAGATTCCAGGAGGGAAAATGAACTTCCTGATTTCCCCCACATTGATGAATTTTTTACTCTGAACTCAACACCATCTAGGTCTGCATATGATGAGCCCCATTTGCTTGTAAACATAGAGAAACAGAAACTAGAATTGGAAAAACGAAGGCTTGATATTGAGGCTGAAAGACTGCAGGTAGAGAAGGAACGCCTACAGATTGAGAAAGAGAGGCTGCGGCATTTAGACATGGAGCATGAGCGACTTCAGCTGGAGAAGGAGCGGTTGCAGATTGAAAGAGAGAAGCTGAGGTTACAGATAGTCAACTCAGAGAAGCCATCTTTGGAAAGTGAACTTGGTCAAGGGGAAAAGTCCATACATCAGCCACAGGATATAGAAACTGAGAAGTTAAAACTTGAGAGAGAACGCTTACAACTGGAAAAAGATAGGCTGCAGTTTTTGAAATTTGAATCAGAGAAGCTGCAGATTGAAAAGGAACGCTTACAAGTAGAGAAAGAGAGACTACGAATTCAGAAGGAAGGACACTTGCAGTGA